From the Roseibium sp. HPY-6 genome, one window contains:
- a CDS encoding ligase-associated DNA damage response exonuclease codes for MSDLLTIAPEGLFCPEAGAYIDPVRPVEKAIVTHGHADHARAGHGAVLATQQTLDIMAIRYGENFCGVAQPIDLGEVLKVGSVDVSLHPAGHVLGSAQVLIEAGGQRTVVSGDYKRQEDPTCAPFELVTCDTFVTEATFGLPVFRHPPAGEEIRKLLSSVDLFPEQTHLVGAYALGKAQRIIGELRAAGYDKVVYLHGALEKLTAYYQSQGVDLGPVEPVGKRGKELQGEIVVCPPGQLSDRWARRFGDPVAAMASGWMRVRARARQRGAELPLIVSDHADWDDLCRTILETQASQIWVTHGAEEALVHWCELNGRKARPLNMIGYDDGEDTDSAQVSGA; via the coding sequence ATGTCCGATCTTTTGACGATAGCACCCGAAGGTCTTTTTTGCCCGGAAGCCGGCGCTTACATCGACCCGGTCCGCCCGGTTGAAAAAGCAATCGTTACCCACGGCCATGCAGACCACGCACGTGCGGGGCATGGTGCGGTTCTGGCCACACAGCAAACGCTCGACATCATGGCGATCCGGTATGGCGAGAATTTCTGCGGTGTCGCCCAGCCCATCGACCTTGGTGAGGTTCTGAAAGTCGGAAGCGTCGATGTTTCGTTGCATCCAGCAGGCCATGTTCTGGGTTCTGCGCAGGTTTTGATTGAGGCCGGCGGCCAGAGAACCGTCGTGTCGGGAGACTATAAACGGCAGGAAGATCCGACCTGTGCTCCCTTTGAACTTGTCACCTGCGACACGTTTGTTACTGAAGCGACTTTCGGTTTGCCGGTTTTCCGCCACCCGCCAGCAGGTGAAGAAATCAGGAAACTTCTGTCCTCAGTGGATCTCTTTCCCGAACAAACGCATCTTGTCGGGGCTTACGCACTCGGCAAGGCGCAACGTATAATCGGCGAGTTGCGCGCTGCGGGCTATGACAAAGTCGTCTACCTTCACGGCGCGCTTGAGAAGCTGACGGCCTATTACCAGTCTCAGGGCGTTGACCTTGGCCCGGTCGAACCCGTTGGCAAGCGCGGCAAGGAGCTGCAGGGCGAAATCGTGGTGTGCCCCCCAGGGCAGTTAAGCGACCGTTGGGCACGACGGTTCGGAGATCCGGTTGCCGCAATGGCCTCCGGGTGGATGCGCGTCAGGGCGCGCGCGCGTCAGCGCGGTGCAGAACTGCCACTTATCGTGTCCGACCATGCCGACTGGGACGATCTGTGCAGAACCATTCTTGAAACGCAGGCGAGCCAGATCTGGGTAACCCATGGAGCTGAGGAAGCTCTTGTGCACTGGTGCGAATTGAATGGACGAAAGGCCCGTCCCCTCAATATGATAGGCTACGACGATGGCGAGGATACCGACAGCGCACAGGTCTCAGGGGCATGA
- a CDS encoding DUF4440 domain-containing protein — MADDGGIEKSRNGHTNGAGSGSNGDAEEAIAQLFDDYQAGFNDYDIDRICDCFALPAVIWQHEKGHVFADDEELIENVEALLKALEKEGVTHSDFQVVSSHVSGSSALVTLDWTQESADGEAVLEFTCHYQLIQDGSDWVISAIVNE, encoded by the coding sequence ATGGCGGACGACGGTGGTATTGAGAAAAGCCGGAACGGTCATACGAACGGGGCAGGTTCCGGCTCCAACGGGGATGCCGAAGAGGCGATTGCCCAGCTTTTCGATGATTATCAGGCCGGTTTCAATGACTATGACATTGACCGGATCTGCGATTGCTTCGCGCTGCCCGCGGTCATATGGCAACACGAAAAAGGCCACGTTTTTGCAGATGATGAGGAATTGATCGAGAACGTCGAAGCGCTTTTGAAAGCGCTCGAAAAAGAAGGCGTCACGCACTCGGATTTTCAGGTTGTTTCAAGTCATGTCAGCGGCTCGTCCGCGCTTGTGACACTCGACTGGACGCAGGAAAGTGCCGATGGCGAAGCTGTCCTGGAATTCACCTGCCATTACCAGCTGATCCAGGACGGCTCGGATTGGGTGATCTCCGCAATCGTCAACGAATAG
- a CDS encoding TetR/AcrR family transcriptional regulator has protein sequence MPLHTEPRQRRHPKQLRSRLMVETIVEAAGQVFTESDFETASTNQIAERAGISIGSLYQYFPNKDALILAVQRQHHDEVLNVVRTAMERSQELPLQDAIREIIGANLDMHLKQRRLHAAIEAWIPANSKLVDRAGFQEEMASTVMTFLSQRSDVPQGAHLQTAVFVIMNMVKSVMHAAVQDCNSVPDRDQIVDRLTVGILGCLAEQTGERR, from the coding sequence TTGCCCTTGCATACGGAACCGCGCCAAAGGCGCCACCCGAAACAGCTGCGTTCCCGTCTTATGGTCGAGACGATCGTCGAAGCAGCCGGACAGGTTTTTACCGAAAGCGATTTTGAAACAGCGAGCACAAACCAGATCGCGGAGCGGGCCGGTATCAGCATTGGCTCGCTGTACCAGTATTTCCCGAACAAGGACGCCCTCATCCTGGCAGTGCAACGGCAGCACCACGACGAGGTTCTCAACGTGGTCAGAACAGCCATGGAAAGGTCGCAGGAACTCCCGCTGCAAGACGCAATCCGCGAGATAATCGGGGCAAATCTGGATATGCACCTGAAACAGCGGCGGCTTCATGCCGCGATCGAGGCGTGGATCCCAGCGAATTCCAAGCTGGTTGACCGGGCCGGTTTTCAAGAGGAAATGGCAAGCACCGTCATGACCTTTCTTTCACAAAGGTCGGATGTCCCTCAAGGCGCGCACCTGCAAACAGCCGTTTTCGTGATCATGAATATGGTCAAGTCGGTGATGCACGCGGCGGTTCAGGATTGCAACTCCGTTCCGGACCGGGACCAGATTGTTGACAGACTAACGGTCGGGATCCTGGGGTGCCTTGCAGAACAAACGGGTGAACGCCGCTAG
- a CDS encoding MipA/OmpV family protein — MPAPQSEPGVFEDDDDGWIDGIVVLGAGVQPDFDGAAEYAAVPLLYLNVTAFGLGLELEGPEASLNIRPEAAFQFGPSIAYEMGRDGTSNKVVDRLDKIDAAFEVGGFAAYQFNALLAQSDILEVSADLMADVSGVHDGFSGSVGASYSIAATERLRLGTEVSLGFANDSYMDTYFGVTRGGAQRSGLAEYSASGGLKDVSLGATASFNVTERWGIVGRATYSRLLGDAADSPIVKDEGSADQFTGGLGISFSF; from the coding sequence GTGCCTGCACCGCAAAGCGAGCCCGGTGTATTTGAGGACGATGACGACGGCTGGATTGACGGGATTGTCGTTCTGGGCGCCGGAGTCCAGCCGGATTTTGACGGGGCAGCCGAATACGCGGCCGTTCCTTTGCTTTATCTCAACGTTACGGCATTTGGCCTCGGTCTGGAACTGGAAGGTCCTGAGGCATCCTTGAACATTCGGCCGGAAGCAGCGTTTCAGTTTGGTCCCTCAATTGCCTATGAAATGGGTCGCGATGGCACGTCGAACAAAGTCGTGGATCGGCTGGACAAGATTGACGCCGCATTCGAAGTGGGGGGATTTGCCGCCTACCAGTTCAATGCACTTCTCGCGCAATCAGACATTCTGGAAGTTTCAGCGGATCTCATGGCCGACGTTTCCGGTGTTCATGACGGCTTTAGCGGGTCTGTTGGGGCATCTTACTCGATTGCGGCAACCGAACGATTGCGTCTTGGGACCGAGGTTTCGCTCGGGTTCGCCAATGACAGCTACATGGATACCTACTTCGGCGTCACCAGGGGTGGTGCGCAGCGCAGCGGTCTTGCCGAATATTCTGCTTCTGGCGGATTGAAGGACGTCAGTCTGGGCGCGACAGCAAGTTTCAATGTAACTGAACGCTGGGGAATTGTCGGCCGCGCTACCTATTCCAGGCTTCTGGGTGATGCCGCCGACAGCCCCATCGTCAAGGACGAGGGATCTGCGGATCAGTTCACCGGAGGGCTCGGTATTTCTTTCTCGTTCTGA
- a CDS encoding DEAD/DEAH box helicase yields MTDFTSLAPALSAALAKRGYESLTPVQESVLNDAPPEADLLVSAQTGSGKTVAFGLALAPTILGEEEQLGKAGAPIALAIAPTRELALQVKEELAWLYGEAGAVTASCVGGMDPRTERRQLERGAHIVVGTPGRLRDHIERGALDLSGLSAVVLDEADEMLDMGFREDLEFILDAAPQERRTLMFSATVPKPIAELAKRFQKDAVRLSTINAREQHGDIDYVAHPVAPNERENAIINVLRLHEAEKAIVFCSTREAVSRLTSRLANRGFSIVSLSGELSQEQRSSALAAMKDGRARVCVATDVAARGIDLPNLDLVIHADLPTGKAALLHRSGRTGRAGRKGTCVLMVPFPRRRQAERVLQFAGIKATWTGAPTADQIRAKDKERLLADPALSVELEDEDRDIAMELLALHSPEQLASAFVKLRQLRMPAPEEISELDETSLRGRDAGARGGRSAEITGKFEDGIWFSLSLGHRQRAEPRWILPMICRAGHVTKKEVGAIKIFQNQLYFEIAGSHGKRFADVIKREGSGEENVEITLLDARGGKIPAAPKEDDYRRQRGGAPKRRARRDDAPDYENLGPEDTLKPNRPKRGSKSDFDGGRGKKRRRHGDDEAKPHHPAYEPLDMTALAQGSDTGDAKPSRKPKSGKPGESERKRKPKAMAASKGTQSSKKAPKKNKPSRAARKAAKAKNA; encoded by the coding sequence ATGACTGATTTCACGTCTCTCGCCCCGGCCCTGTCGGCCGCGCTGGCGAAACGGGGCTATGAAAGCCTCACTCCTGTGCAGGAGAGCGTCCTGAATGACGCGCCGCCGGAGGCCGATCTGCTTGTTTCTGCGCAGACGGGTTCCGGCAAAACGGTTGCCTTTGGGCTTGCCCTTGCCCCGACGATCCTTGGTGAAGAGGAGCAACTCGGCAAGGCAGGTGCTCCCATTGCACTTGCCATCGCACCAACGCGCGAACTGGCATTACAGGTCAAGGAAGAACTGGCCTGGCTTTACGGGGAAGCGGGTGCCGTCACGGCGTCTTGCGTCGGCGGCATGGATCCGCGCACCGAACGCCGCCAACTGGAACGCGGCGCACATATCGTCGTTGGAACGCCCGGCCGCCTTCGGGACCATATCGAGCGCGGTGCGCTGGATCTGTCAGGTCTCAGCGCCGTCGTCCTCGACGAGGCGGACGAAATGCTCGATATGGGCTTTCGCGAGGATCTGGAATTTATCCTGGATGCCGCACCTCAAGAACGCCGCACGCTCATGTTCTCCGCAACGGTTCCCAAGCCGATCGCGGAACTGGCCAAGCGGTTTCAAAAAGACGCGGTGCGTCTTTCAACGATCAACGCGCGCGAGCAGCACGGCGACATCGACTATGTCGCGCATCCCGTCGCACCAAACGAGCGCGAAAACGCAATCATCAATGTGCTGAGGCTGCACGAAGCGGAAAAGGCAATCGTGTTCTGCTCCACCCGCGAGGCCGTGAGCAGGCTGACCTCCCGGCTTGCGAACCGTGGGTTCTCCATCGTCTCGCTCTCTGGTGAACTGAGCCAGGAACAGCGTTCAAGCGCGCTTGCGGCCATGAAGGACGGCCGCGCCCGGGTTTGTGTGGCAACTGATGTCGCCGCGCGCGGTATCGACCTGCCAAATCTGGATCTTGTCATTCATGCGGACCTGCCGACCGGCAAGGCGGCGCTTTTGCACAGGTCCGGCCGTACCGGCCGGGCTGGACGCAAGGGGACCTGCGTGCTCATGGTTCCCTTCCCACGCCGCCGCCAGGCTGAACGTGTTCTGCAATTTGCCGGTATCAAGGCGACCTGGACGGGTGCGCCCACCGCCGATCAAATCCGTGCAAAGGACAAGGAACGGCTTCTGGCCGACCCCGCGCTTTCCGTCGAGCTTGAAGACGAAGACCGGGACATCGCGATGGAACTTCTAGCGCTTCACAGTCCGGAGCAACTGGCATCGGCTTTCGTGAAACTGCGCCAGTTACGCATGCCCGCGCCTGAAGAGATTTCCGAACTGGACGAAACCTCGTTGCGTGGACGCGACGCGGGCGCGCGCGGTGGCCGCAGCGCGGAAATCACCGGCAAGTTCGAAGATGGTATCTGGTTTTCACTGTCCCTCGGGCATCGGCAGCGGGCAGAGCCCCGCTGGATCCTGCCGATGATCTGCCGGGCAGGCCATGTCACCAAGAAGGAAGTGGGCGCAATCAAGATCTTCCAGAACCAGCTTTACTTCGAGATTGCGGGCAGCCACGGCAAACGTTTTGCCGACGTGATCAAACGCGAAGGCTCCGGCGAAGAGAACGTGGAGATCACTTTGCTGGATGCGCGTGGCGGCAAGATCCCGGCAGCGCCCAAAGAAGATGACTACCGCCGGCAGCGAGGTGGCGCTCCAAAGCGCAGAGCGCGCAGGGACGATGCTCCCGATTATGAAAATCTCGGCCCCGAAGACACATTAAAACCAAATAGGCCGAAGCGCGGTTCGAAGAGTGACTTTGACGGTGGACGCGGGAAAAAGCGTCGCCGACATGGTGACGACGAGGCCAAGCCGCATCATCCCGCTTATGAGCCGCTCGACATGACTGCACTGGCGCAGGGATCCGATACCGGGGATGCTAAGCCGTCACGCAAACCGAAGAGCGGCAAGCCGGGAGAAAGCGAGCGCAAACGCAAACCGAAAGCGATGGCCGCTTCCAAGGGGACGCAGTCTTCTAAAAAGGCGCCGAAAAAGAACAAGCCCTCACGTGCCGCGCGCAAGGCAGCGAAGGCGAAAAACGCCTGA